A region of the Flavipsychrobacter sp. genome:
CCCTTCACTACAAATTTGTTTGGATCTGTCCTAAACTTGGCACCAACAGAAACTCCAAAGGCGCAATAACCACCGTACTGAGGTTGGTATCTGGCAGGGTTTGCTTCAAACTTCTTTTGCTGTTCCATATTAGTGAAATAGTAGACAAGATCATTATAAGTAGACTTAAATTCTTTTGATCCTTTTTGTGCTATCCCGAGATCAAGGTAAGAAACAGGACTATAGCCTTGTAAAGCAACTTTGCTATCGTCAACGTTATTG
Encoded here:
- a CDS encoding YHS domain-containing (seleno)protein, producing MKNTLLLIATVLMTTTVFAQNLKSANNVDDSKVALQGYSPVSYLDLGIAQKGSKEFKSTYNDLVYYFTNMEQQKKFEANPARYQPQYGGYCAFGVSVGAKFRTDPNKFVVKGGKYFLFLYNLEVDAQQLWLDGEHNKLVSKANSNWVKLSKQP